The nucleotide window taagaattgcatATCAAAgacctgtttaaaatttcaagagATTGGAGCTAGGCTACAcaagctagcctcgagcgcacaagttttcaaggctgtatctccaaaactattaaactttacaccaacaagggcgttcacCATGGataggaacaggtggtaatcacttggcgctatattCGGGCTATATAGTGGATGCGATGAAACCTCCCATtagagctcccgtagcttctgacgagtcatcaacgcaGTGTGTGGTCTGGCATTGTTCTGTTGAAATACTactcccttcctgttggccaattctggacgcttctggtcgatctcCTGCTTCAAGcgctccagttgttcgcagtagatggtagaattaagcctcTGGCCATACGGGAGCAGCTCATGGTGCATGATTCCcctccaatcccaccaaacacacagcaaaaccttcctggctgtTAATCCCGGCTTGGGTACTGTTTggaacgattcaccggcctccGACCACGACCGtcttcgcttgatattgtcgtatgtgattcTTTTATtatcgccagtcaccatacgcttcaaaaatgggtcgagttcgttccgtttcagcagcatatcgtaGGTCTTGATTCGGTCCTGAAGTTTTTTTTGCgacaaatcatgcggcacccaaacatcaatcttttttgtgtatccagccttctgcagatggtttaaagtggtttggtgactaactcccatttTCTTGGCGATGTTACGAGATGctacatgccggtctaactcgatgttttccatgatttgatcggtattcggcTGGCTTATCCACCCACTCTGAATCCTCGAagccattcctccgcagttcgaagtgatacaGTACACACCCCCAACCCATCATGGCGAATATCTGgacagttgttgattttccaggtttaaagccgcactgataaggtccaaccaGTTTGCTGATGGTGGGCTTAATCCTTCATAAAGTACGTAAAAAAATACGTTTTGGGGTTAAGGAAAAGTAGGAAAAGGGTTCTAACACAAATGTGTGTTCGTAATTGGAACAGTTGTTGTCGATATTTGTCCAAAATCTGCGAGTAATTACTTAAATTACTATAGGCTATAGCGGAAGTGAAAGTGTGCAAAATTAgttgtaaaatgaaaaatttttaattccgtCAAATTGGTATTTCGCGAAAATTCGATCGACCTTAATTAGACGATCGGTATCCATTATAAAACCTTGACACACAATTTATACTATTACGTATCGGTTTGGGTTAACTCATTTGCTGATAAGCTTTGGATTTATGAGTTTctactttctaaaaaaaaatctacgTTTTCCAAAATATACAAACCCATTGCATCTTCATCGTGAAATAGACTGATAGATCCACCACGTGATCAAGGGATTTCTTTCTAGACGAAACCTTTTGTGACTCTAGTGATTTCAAAGCCACCTGACTATCtgtatatgtgaatatatttcTTGCTGTGAGCACACTCCTGGTCAGAACAAGTAGGTTTTCTCTAGTTACTGTGATCTCCGCTTGGAGCACAAACAAAGCTAAGTTTTCCAAAATATACGTATGTTATAATTCATCATGCTGCCTGCttacttttgaaatttgttagCAGGGTGTTGAACAATTCTTCATTGATTTTTCGCATCAACATTAGTCGAAACTCatttacataatataaattCTCTCTTTTTACTCCCACCACCGAATACGTCTATAAGAAAAACTAGTTATGCCAGACACTTACGTGAATCCCAGCGCATCAGCAACGCCACAAGGCCGCTCCTACGCGCCACGTTCTTACTACGACGCTGGCACGGAATGCACAGTCGGCACAGAGTGTTCCCCACTACACGATTGCACGGCAATGATCTACGAAGTGGCCAAACGCTGTTACTATGGTGATAAATCGTTATTTTGTGGCGGCGGTGAAGAAATGCCTTACGTCTGTTGTCCTAGTAGTCCGCTGGAGAAGAATCAAGTGTGCGGCAAGTCGCTGGTGCAAGGACACTTTTATCGCGGGCTCGGCACGCATCCGTTCGTGGCACGTGTTGGCTTCAAACGTAAGTGTAGCAAAGTGTAAACTGCTTTAAGTTAGGAGTTAAAAAGTTGTTGACTTTCAGATATCAATACGGGCGCTTTTGCATATCCCTGCGCGGGCTCGGTTATCGCCAGACGCGTCATTTTAACAGCCGCTCATTGCGCTTTAGCCAAGGCGGAAGGACATCGTCTGTAAGTCAGCTAGCGAAgcttatttcactttatttctttctttctaaTATCACTCTTGGTTTTTCCTTTAGCTCTTCCGTGCGTGTGGGCGAATACGACACGTCCAACGATCCGGATTGTGCGAGCACTGGATTTTGTGCGCCTCGCTCGGTCAATCACGCGATTAGCCATGTGATCGTACATCCAGACTATAAACAGGGCCAGTATCATCATGATATCGCTTTGTTGGTGCTGAAAACGCCACTCAACTATTCAGGTGAGAGTTCATAAAGCATAAACGAAAAATGAAAGGGAATGTGCGCGTATGAGTTAGCATGTGTGTGTCGTCTTTTATAGTGTTTTTGGGTACATATGCacgtatatttatgcatatacacatTTGCCAGACTCATTAAATGGGAGTTTTTGTCGGTGTTTACGATTAATTAAACTTGCCCGTCAGgtacttgaaaaaaatataaaatttattattaattttttgcgttCCATTTCTTCAATTATCGCACGAATCAAGTTCAAAACAGTTAAATGTTGTTTGCATGTCATCAAAGGCTTTTGTCAACGACTAAAATtgaaatgtatttgtttattataatttagtcTCCCTATATTAAATCAGTTTTAATAGTAACCAACCTACAACTAATCCGTTAGGGCACAGTATAGGTTTTTCAAGAGccgatatttttatgatatcCGTAACTAATTCAAAACTCAGCATCGACTCATAAAAATGACTCCTATAGTTCCAATTATTTGTATCCTGTATGCTTTGATTTCGGAGATGACAGGTGGAAATACACAATGGATTATATTTCTCGTATCAGACCCCCTTATTGTACAACCCATTATGttttatggagtctttatgtggtg belongs to Bactrocera dorsalis isolate Fly_Bdor chromosome 1, ASM2337382v1, whole genome shotgun sequence and includes:
- the LOC105225325 gene encoding CLIP domain-containing serine protease 14D, which codes for MLWKDVFDQHNNRGGSKLLLSPWQVFTLIIIGWSAATGKCEVGTFEKLVMPDTYVNPSASATPQGRSYAPRSYYDAGTECTVGTECSPLHDCTAMIYEVAKRCYYGDKSLFCGGGEEMPYVCCPSSPLEKNQVCGKSLVQGHFYRGLGTHPFVARVGFKHINTGAFAYPCAGSVIARRVILTAAHCALAKAEGHRLSSVRVGEYDTSNDPDCASTGFCAPRSVNHAISHVIVHPDYKQGQYHHDIALLVLKTPLNYSVATQPICLQKSRTNLVVGKRATIAGWGKMSTSSTRQPEMAHLDVPLTSWDLCLRNYGSTGALESPNSIEGQWMCAGGEGKDVCQGFGGAPLFIQENGIYSQIGIMSFGSDNCGGLRIPSVYTSVAHFAEWIHDNTPPE